A region of Gammaproteobacteria bacterium DNA encodes the following proteins:
- a CDS encoding tetratricopeptide repeat protein, which produces MSHPIRAARNQKLDRSTILTLAFLAVALILTLAVYLPGLPGPLLLDDLPQLDGLIAQSANNPATLFGNYIFSTSGPFGRPVAMATFIGDAVTHGPDIWWWKYNNVMFHLINGLFVFWLTALLVQAAPKSISANSWMLGVIVAAFWLLHPLHVSTVLYTVQRMTELSNIFVLAGLVFYVKGRLVQEESGGLGWLFIGLGFGLFYPLAVLSKENALLFPVYCSLIELCVFQFRGRASLQRQIRILHGVLLAGYLSVAAYVLANFSSIVLENYAIRDFTLSERVLTQFRVVVIYLSQILLPVQGKMGFFHDDVAASTGLFDPITTLLSALLLLALIVSAFVLRKRLPLYAFGILFFFATHMIESSFFALELMFEHRNYLGSFGILIAVLSIIPLAIKNRKGLVVAVAIGLSGLSFLTWQRSLTWSSPASMYEYMYNAHPESGRLNLTISNFYAAAEDFARARQLLAKVGPGLGPEVHSLFLDCLQYQKVEEDAMSRVAQLRDGIVDAHTTSSAQSLVREIIGGRCSASNISLVTLLDHLLASRTRSIVDKQSVMRTKARLLESINEIDAAVEVLLAAHQLSGNDALLLYLAAHTLIRSSRPDEARAMLTRAYELEKKTRIQRKDMAQAVYLGVGRSYISRGQFETALAVYIEAISAMPRQSLFYVESAELALRMRQYDDVEKLLTEIHGLELADISQYEYSIRRIARMLEQRLDGPPGN; this is translated from the coding sequence ATGTCACACCCAATACGTGCGGCGAGAAACCAAAAGCTCGATCGGTCCACTATTCTTACGCTGGCGTTCCTCGCCGTAGCTCTGATCCTGACACTGGCGGTCTACTTGCCCGGTTTGCCCGGCCCGCTGCTGCTGGACGACTTGCCGCAGCTAGATGGCTTGATCGCGCAGAGCGCGAACAACCCGGCGACGCTATTTGGCAATTATATATTCAGCACCAGCGGTCCATTTGGGCGACCTGTCGCGATGGCGACCTTTATTGGCGACGCCGTCACCCACGGGCCGGATATATGGTGGTGGAAATATAACAACGTCATGTTCCATCTGATTAATGGGCTATTTGTTTTCTGGCTCACGGCATTGCTGGTACAGGCGGCACCAAAGAGCATTAGCGCCAATTCTTGGATGCTCGGCGTCATCGTCGCTGCATTCTGGCTACTACATCCTCTTCACGTCAGCACTGTCTTGTACACCGTTCAGCGCATGACCGAATTGTCGAACATATTCGTTCTGGCCGGACTCGTCTTCTACGTCAAAGGCCGACTTGTACAAGAAGAATCGGGAGGCCTGGGTTGGCTATTCATCGGTCTGGGATTTGGATTGTTCTATCCGCTGGCCGTGTTGAGCAAAGAAAATGCCTTGCTGTTCCCCGTCTATTGCTCGTTGATCGAGTTATGCGTTTTTCAATTCCGGGGCAGAGCCTCCCTACAACGACAAATAAGGATACTTCATGGTGTGTTGCTGGCAGGATATTTATCGGTTGCCGCCTATGTCCTCGCGAACTTCTCTAGCATCGTATTGGAAAATTATGCGATACGCGATTTTACACTCTCTGAACGGGTGCTTACTCAATTTCGAGTAGTCGTTATCTATCTATCTCAGATACTGCTGCCAGTTCAAGGCAAGATGGGATTCTTTCACGACGATGTTGCTGCATCCACTGGGCTGTTCGACCCTATCACCACGCTACTATCCGCGTTGCTATTGCTTGCTCTCATTGTTAGTGCGTTTGTTTTAAGGAAAAGATTACCGCTCTATGCTTTCGGTATTCTGTTCTTCTTTGCGACGCATATGATCGAGTCTTCTTTTTTTGCTCTTGAGCTAATGTTTGAGCATCGAAACTATCTTGGATCATTTGGCATCCTGATTGCAGTACTCTCGATTATTCCGCTCGCGATAAAAAATCGGAAAGGGTTAGTCGTCGCTGTCGCAATCGGCCTGAGCGGCCTCTCGTTTCTAACCTGGCAGCGGTCGCTCACATGGTCCTCACCTGCGAGTATGTACGAATATATGTACAACGCCCACCCGGAGTCGGGGAGACTTAACCTGACGATCTCCAATTTTTATGCGGCAGCGGAAGATTTCGCAAGAGCGCGCCAATTGCTGGCAAAGGTTGGACCCGGCCTGGGACCCGAAGTGCACAGCCTTTTTCTCGATTGTCTTCAGTATCAAAAGGTCGAAGAAGATGCTATGTCGAGAGTCGCACAGCTGCGAGATGGCATCGTCGACGCTCACACAACTTCCAGTGCCCAATCGCTTGTGCGAGAGATAATTGGCGGACGCTGCAGCGCATCGAACATATCGCTAGTCACTTTGCTCGATCATCTGTTGGCTTCGCGCACTCGTTCAATTGTCGACAAGCAATCGGTAATGCGTACCAAAGCGCGGTTACTTGAATCGATCAATGAAATTGATGCCGCTGTTGAGGTATTGCTTGCAGCCCATCAATTGTCGGGAAATGATGCGCTGCTGCTCTACCTGGCTGCCCACACACTGATTCGTAGTAGCCGGCCTGATGAGGCACGAGCCATGCTAACGCGCGCATATGAATTGGAAAAGAAAACCAGAATCCAGCGAAAAGATATGGCGCAGGCAGTATATTTAGGCGTTGGAAGATCCTATATATCGCGAGGCCAATTCGAAACAGCGTTGGCGGTTTATATCGAAGCGATATCGGCGATGCCCAGGCAATCGTTATTTTACGTCGAATCGGCCGAGCTGGCGCTTCGTATGCGGCAGTATGATGATGTCGAGAAACTGCTGACAGAAATTCACGGGCTCGAACTTGCGGATATTAGTCAATACGAGTACTCGATCAGGCGAATCGCGAGGATGCTGGAGCAACGTTTGGACGGGCCGCCGGGCAACTGA
- a CDS encoding glycosyltransferase family 2 protein: protein MGVNNGNGLGPFLLVVVPCLNEENTVGGVVANIPRDIEGIGKVEVLVFDDGSTDATAHRARESGAEVVSHQTNQGLGATFRDAVEIALSKGADILVHIDGDGQFDPADIPLLVEPVVRNQAHMVTASRFLERDLIPKMPVVKLWGNRGVAYIVWLLSGKRFRDVSCGFRAFSRETLLRMNLFGSFTYTQESFLDLIFKDLTILEIPVKVRGTREFGTSRVASSIPRYAVRSLKIMLRAFISYRPFRLFFSIACVFLAIGLGLLVFLGLHYIETGAFSPHIWAGFVGGSFCFLGFSTFITGLIGDMLVRIRMNQENILYYLKRSHLEGEKNRDLGVATMRN, encoded by the coding sequence GTGGGCGTTAATAACGGTAATGGGCTAGGCCCGTTCCTGCTCGTGGTCGTACCTTGCCTGAATGAAGAAAATACGGTGGGCGGGGTTGTTGCCAACATACCGCGGGATATTGAGGGTATCGGGAAGGTCGAGGTTCTTGTCTTTGACGATGGCTCAACCGACGCAACGGCCCATCGGGCTCGGGAGTCTGGAGCCGAGGTTGTTAGCCATCAGACCAACCAGGGTCTTGGTGCGACCTTTCGTGATGCCGTCGAGATCGCACTTTCTAAAGGTGCCGATATCCTGGTCCATATCGATGGCGACGGTCAGTTTGACCCTGCCGATATTCCCTTGCTGGTCGAACCTGTTGTCAGAAATCAGGCCCACATGGTCACGGCGTCAAGGTTCCTGGAGCGTGATCTAATCCCTAAAATGCCCGTAGTAAAGCTTTGGGGGAATCGAGGAGTGGCGTACATTGTGTGGCTGCTATCAGGTAAGCGGTTCCGTGACGTATCTTGCGGCTTTCGAGCGTTCTCCAGGGAAACGTTACTCCGCATGAATCTGTTCGGCAGCTTCACCTACACGCAGGAATCCTTTCTCGACCTTATCTTCAAGGATCTAACGATTCTCGAAATCCCGGTAAAGGTTCGAGGTACCCGTGAATTCGGAACCTCCCGCGTGGCATCCAGCATTCCACGCTACGCAGTGAGGTCGCTGAAGATCATGCTGCGGGCCTTCATATCATACCGGCCTTTCAGGCTGTTTTTCTCGATCGCCTGTGTTTTCCTAGCCATCGGGCTCGGACTCCTCGTGTTCCTCGGCCTGCACTATATCGAAACGGGCGCCTTCTCTCCTCATATTTGGGCCGGTTTCGTCGGCGGTTCGTTCTGCTTTCTCGGCTTCTCGACCTTTATCACAGGCTTAATTGGCGACATGCTGGTACGAATTCGCATGAACCAGGAAAATATTTTGTACTACCTGAAACGATCCCATCTGGAGGGCGAGAAAAATCGGGACCTGGGCGTTGCGACGATGCGCAACTGA